The Mycobacterium avium subsp. avium genomic sequence TCTACGAACGGCTGTCCCCCGCCCGGCGCGGGGTCGGCACCCCGAGCACGCGATCCGGGTGATCTTGTGGCTCAACCACTTTCCAGCATCCGCAGCGAACGCTCGACGGCATCGGGCAGCCGCCGGCGTTCCCGCAGTGCGGCCGGCAACGCCGCCGTCGCCTCGAGCAACGCCTTGGCGTGGGCCGCGTCGTGCAGCGCCGCCCAGGCCAGCGCCGCACCCGCCCGGGCGCACCGGTCGACGGGGCGGCGCAGGCAGGCCGTGAGCAGCGCGTTGCGCAGGATCCGGGCACGCTGCGCCCGGCTCGCCGAGCGGATCTGCGACGGCCGGTGGTATGCCACCAGCTCGGGGCAGAAGCACAGGTCCCAGCCGTCGGCGGCCAGATCGCAGGCCAGCAGGGTTTCCTCACCGCGGAAGTGCAGGATCGGGCTGAACCCGCCGACGCGTCGGAACGCCCACGCGCGCACCAGTGCCGAGCAGGCCTGGAACCCGAGAATGGACGGCCCGGGCAGGCCCGCGCGGTGCCCGAGTGGGCTGTGGGCGAGCTGCTCGGTGAACTCGTCGTCGCGGCGCGCCGGCAGTAACACGGTGCGCGCGGCCAACAGCGCGACGGTGCCGAACGTGTCGAAGATCTGCTCGGCCCGCGCGATCGCGTCCGGCGCCCACCACGAGTCGTCGTCGCAGAACGCCACGTACGGTGTGCCGCACCGCGCCACACCGATGTTGCGCGCCGCTGCGCCGGCGTTGCGGCTCAGCGGTATGACGGTCACCCGGCCGGCGGCGGCGATGCGGCTGGCGGCGGCGACCGAGTCGTCGCGGGATGCGTTGTCCACCACGATGATCGGGCACCCGGTGGTGTCCAGCAGGCGGGTCAGCGTGCCGGTCAGCTCCGCCGAGCGGTCCCGGGTGGCGATGACGAAGGAGGTGCGCGGCATGGTCGACATGACCGGGGCGACTACCCCGAAGGGCAACGGTGAAACGGGGTTTCACCCCAGACCTGACGGGTACCAGAGCCCGATGCGATCACTGACCCGGGTGCTGATCACCGGCGGCGCCGGCTTTTTGGGCGCGCACCTGTGCGCGCGGCTACTCGACGACGGCGTCGAGGTGGTCAGCGTGGACGACCTGTCCACCAGCGGGCCTGCGGTCCGATTCGGCGACCGGCCCGGATACCGGTTCGTGCAGCGCGACGTCTGCGACCCCGGGTTGATCGACGAGGTCGGCAGCGGCTTCGACGCCGTATTCCATTTGGCCTCAGCGGCTTCCCCGGTCGACTACCAGCGCCGCCCGATCCAGACGCTGCGCACCGGCTCGGCGGGCACCGCGACCGCGCTGGAGATCGCCGAGCGCGCCGGCGCCCGGTTCGTGTTGGCGTCCACCAGCGAGGTGTACGGCGACCCCGAGTCGCATCCGCAGCGCGAAAGCTATTGGGGCAACGTCAATCCGGTGGGCCCGCGCAGCGTATACGACGAAGCCAAGCGGTACGCCGAAGCGTTGACGTTCGCCTATCACCGCCTCGGCCGCGCCGATGTCGGGGTGGCCCGGATCTTCAACACGTACGGGCCCGGCATGCGGGCGGACGACGGCCGGATGGTGCCGACGTTCTGCTTGCAGGCGCTGCGCGGCGATCCGCTGACGGTGTCCGGCGCCGGGCTGCAGACCCGGTCGCTGTGCTACGTCGACGACACCATCACCGGGCTGATCGCGTTGGCGCACAGCGACTTCGCGGGCCCGGTGAACATCGGCAATCCGACCGAGCTGACCGTGCTGTCCGCCGCCGAGTTGATCCGGGAGCTGGCCGGCAGCACGTCGACCATCCAGTTCACCCCGCCGGCCACCGACGACCCGCAGCGCCGCTGCCCGGACATCCGGCTGGCCCGCCAAAGGCTGGGCTGGCGGCCGCGGGTCGACTATCGCACCGGCTTGAGCACCACCCTGGCGTGGTTCGCCGAGCGGGCCGGGCGCACCGGTGAGTCGACGCAACAGCTCGTCGCGACCACTGACCGGCGGACCCGGTAGGAGGCAGCAGAGTGCGAATACTCGGAGTCAATGCGGTATTTCACGATCCGGCCGCCGCGCTGGTGATCGACGGCCGGGTGGTGGCGGCCGCCGAGGAAGAGCGGTTCTCCCGCCGCAAGCACGGCAAACCGGCGGTCCCCTTCGCCACCTGGGAGCTGCCCGTCGCGGCCATCCGCTGGTGCCTGGATCACGCCGGCGTGCGGGCCGAGGACATCGACGCGGTCGGCTATTCCTACGACCCGGCACTGATGTACGAGGAACCGCTCGACCCCGCCGGGCTGGACCGGGACTGGGAGCACCTGCGCACCCTGTACGCCGAACGGGCGCCGGGCTTTCTGAAGACCGCGCTGCCCGGCCTCAACCCCGCGGTGGTGCATCACGTGCGCCACCATGTCGCGCACGCGGCGTCGACGGCGCTGGCCTCCCCGCATCCCGAGACCGCGGTGCTGGTGGTCGACGGGCGCGGTGAGCGCGCCTCCATGCTGGCCGGGGTGTACCGGGAGCACAAGCTCGACGTGCTGGCCGTCCAGCAGCTGCCGCACTCGCTGGGGCTGCTGTACGAAAGCCTCACCGAGCACCTGGGTTTCACCCGCTCCAGCGACGAATACAAGGTGATGGCGATGGCCTCCTACGGCCGGCCCCGCTTCGCCGACCGACTGCGCGGGCGGGTGTACGCGCGCGGCGACGGCGGGTTCTGCACCGAGCCGATCGACTGGGAGCGACTCGCCCCGCCCCGGCCGCCGCACGCGGCGACGCTCGACCCGGTGCACGCCGACCTGGCCTGCAGCGTGCAGCGCGTCGTCGAGGACGTGTTGCTCGAGCTGGTCGGCTGGCTGCGCGACCGCACCGACGGCGACGCGCTGTGCCTGGCCGGCGGGGTGGCGCTGAATTGCGTTGCCAACACCCGCATCCACGCCGAGGGCGGTTTCGACCGGGTGTGGGTGCAGCCGGCCGCCGGCGATGCGGGCACCGCGCTCGGCGCGGCGCTGCACCTGGCCGCATCCTTCGACGAGCCGATCGCACCGATGCCCGGCGCACAGCTGGGCCGCGGCTGGTCCGACGCGGCGGTCAGGGCGGCGCTCGACGACGCGGCGGTCAGTTACGAACGCCCGCACGATCTTCCGTCGGCCGTCGGCGACGCGCTGGCCGAGAACCAGTTGATCGGCTGGTTCCAGGGCCGCGCCGAGTTCGGGCCGCGCGCACTCGGCGGCCGCTCGCTGCTGGCCGATCCGCGCTATCCGGCCAACGCCGAACGGCTCAACGCCGTCAAGGGCCGCGAACAGTTCCGGCCGGTCGCCCCCATGGTGCTGGCCGAGCGCGCCGCCGAGATCTTTTCCCGCGGACCGCTTCCCAGCCCGTACATGCTGTTCGTGCACGACGTCGCCGAGCACTGGCGCAGCCGGATTCCCGCGGTCACCCACGTCGACGGCACGGCGCGGATCCAGACCGTGGACGCGGATGCGGACCCGCTGCTGCACGCCACCATCAACCGGTTCGCGCAGCACACCGGGGTGCCGGTGGTCGTCAACACCAGCTTCAACACCGCCGGACGGCCGATGGTGGACACCCCGCGCGACGCCCTCGAGGTGTTCGGCAGCTCCCCGATCGACGTGCTGGCCGTCGGCCCCTACCTGGTCAGGCGGTATCAGTGAGGCACGACGACTACACGCTGGTGATACCCACGGTGGGTCGGGAATCGTTGCGCCGCTTGCTGATTGCGCTGCGCTCGAGCATGGGTCCGCAGCCGCCGGAGGTTGTGGTGGTCGACGACCGGCCCCGCCCGGGCGACGGTCTGCCGCTGCCGGACGACCCGCCGGTGCGGGTGTTGCGCAGCGGCGGGCGCGGACCGGCGGCCGCCCGAAACGTCGGCTGGCGCGCCAGCCGCAGCCGCTGGGTGTGCTTCCTGGACGACGACGTGCTGCCCGACCGCGACTGGATATCGGCGTTGTGCCTCGACCTGAAGGCCGCCGACGCGTGCGGCGCCGCCGGCTCCCAGGCGGTGCTCGAGGTGCCGACACCGCGGCGGCCCAGGGACGACCAACGCCGGACCGCGCGGCTGGCCACCGCGCAATGGATCACCGCGGACATGGCCTATCGCCGCGACATACTGGTCGCCGCAGGCGGTTTCGACGA encodes the following:
- a CDS encoding glycosyltransferase family 2 protein, whose amino-acid sequence is MSTMPRTSFVIATRDRSAELTGTLTRLLDTTGCPIIVVDNASRDDSVAAASRIAAAGRVTVIPLSRNAGAAARNIGVARCGTPYVAFCDDDSWWAPDAIARAEQIFDTFGTVALLAARTVLLPARRDDEFTEQLAHSPLGHRAGLPGPSILGFQACSALVRAWAFRRVGGFSPILHFRGEETLLACDLAADGWDLCFCPELVAYHRPSQIRSASRAQRARILRNALLTACLRRPVDRCARAGAALAWAALHDAAHAKALLEATAALPAALRERRRLPDAVERSLRMLESG
- a CDS encoding NAD-dependent epimerase/dehydratase family protein — protein: MVDMTGATTPKGNGETGFHPRPDGYQSPMRSLTRVLITGGAGFLGAHLCARLLDDGVEVVSVDDLSTSGPAVRFGDRPGYRFVQRDVCDPGLIDEVGSGFDAVFHLASAASPVDYQRRPIQTLRTGSAGTATALEIAERAGARFVLASTSEVYGDPESHPQRESYWGNVNPVGPRSVYDEAKRYAEALTFAYHRLGRADVGVARIFNTYGPGMRADDGRMVPTFCLQALRGDPLTVSGAGLQTRSLCYVDDTITGLIALAHSDFAGPVNIGNPTELTVLSAAELIRELAGSTSTIQFTPPATDDPQRRCPDIRLARQRLGWRPRVDYRTGLSTTLAWFAERAGRTGESTQQLVATTDRRTR
- a CDS encoding carbamoyltransferase family protein; protein product: MRILGVNAVFHDPAAALVIDGRVVAAAEEERFSRRKHGKPAVPFATWELPVAAIRWCLDHAGVRAEDIDAVGYSYDPALMYEEPLDPAGLDRDWEHLRTLYAERAPGFLKTALPGLNPAVVHHVRHHVAHAASTALASPHPETAVLVVDGRGERASMLAGVYREHKLDVLAVQQLPHSLGLLYESLTEHLGFTRSSDEYKVMAMASYGRPRFADRLRGRVYARGDGGFCTEPIDWERLAPPRPPHAATLDPVHADLACSVQRVVEDVLLELVGWLRDRTDGDALCLAGGVALNCVANTRIHAEGGFDRVWVQPAAGDAGTALGAALHLAASFDEPIAPMPGAQLGRGWSDAAVRAALDDAAVSYERPHDLPSAVGDALAENQLIGWFQGRAEFGPRALGGRSLLADPRYPANAERLNAVKGREQFRPVAPMVLAERAAEIFSRGPLPSPYMLFVHDVAEHWRSRIPAVTHVDGTARIQTVDADADPLLHATINRFAQHTGVPVVVNTSFNTAGRPMVDTPRDALEVFGSSPIDVLAVGPYLVRRYQ